The genomic stretch TTCAAGGCCCAGCGTTGACTGCTCAGATTTCGCGAAGTCAATCTTCACGTGCGACGCCCCCTTGACACTGTTTCGATCACGGCTGCAAGGCGGCAGGACGCCGGTTGCCTTCTGATTGTAGTTCAGGACATGGGGCACACTTGAGAGGTGCCTATTTTGAACAAAGACATGACATTGTGCATTTCCCTCGCCGCGCGGCCCAGCAACATTGGCACGCGCTTCCACAATTACCTCTACGACTCCCTCGGCCTGAATTTCATCTACAAGGCCTTCGCGCCGGTTGACCTCGCGCAGGCCGTGGCCGGGATCCGCGGGCTCGGCATCAGGGGCGCCGCCGTGTCCATGCCGTACAAGGAGGATGTCATTGCGCTCGTCGACGTCATGGATGCCTCCGCTTCCGCCATCGATTCGGTCAACACGATCGTGAACACCGACGCCGTGCTGACCGCCTACAACACCGACTACCTTGCCATCGCCCGGCTGCTCGACGAGTACAAGGTTGACCCGGCCGGCACCGTGCTGTTGCGCGGCTCCGGCGGCATGGCCAAGGCCGTCGCCGCCGCCATGCACGACGCCGGATTCGCGAACGTCACGATTGTGGCCCGCAACGAGGAGCGGGGCCGGGCCCTTGCCGCGCTGTACGGTTTTGCCTGGCTGGCCGAGCCCGGGGATGTGCCCGCCGACGTGCTGGTCAACGTCACGCCGCTGGGCATGGCCGGCGCCGACGAGTCGGTGCAGTCCTTTGATGGTGCGCTGATTGCAGCAGCGCAGGTGGTGTTCGACGTCGTCGCCCTTCCGTCCGAGACGCCGCTCATCACGGCGGCCCGGACTGCCGGTAAGCACGTCATCACGGGGGCCGAGGTCATTGCGATCCAGGCCGAGGAACAGTTTGTGCTCTACACGGGAGTGCGCCCCAGCCCGGAACTGGTGAAGGAGGCCTCGGCCTTCTCCCGTTCCTGATCACGACGCTGTCGCACCAATGGCGTGTTTTCCCGTGACGCTGTCGCAGCAATGACGGAAATCCCGGCAACGCCCTCGCACCATTGGCGGGTCTGTTGGCGCCGATTTCGCGCCCCGGCGCGGCACGGGTGCGGCCGGATGCCGCCGGTGCGGCATGGACGGACAAAAAGCGGCCGTTGGTGCGATCGCGTCCAGTGACTTTCAGCCATTGGTGCGATCGGGTCGGGTGAAAACCTGCCATTGCTGCGACAGGGTCGATGGGGCGGGAGGGCTACCAGCCGTGGGGTTCCACCACGATCGCGACGCGGTCCTCGCCGATCCGGGTCAGCACCAGCGTGGCCTTGTTGGGGCCCTTGCCGGAGCCGGTCAGCAGTTGGCGGCGCAGTTCCTCGGGCGTGACGGAAATGCCGCGCTTCTTGATGTCGAGCACGCCGATCCGTGAGGCCTTGACCCATGCCTTGAGCGCCTTGACGTTGTACGGCTTGACCTCCAGGACCTTGTAGCAGCGGGCCAGGGGAGTGTGCACCGGATCGTCCGAGGACAGGTAGGCGATGTGCTCGTCCAGCAGGTGCGCTCCCATGCTGCGGGCCAGGTCAGCCACCAGGCCGGCGCGGATGACGGCGCCGTCGGGTTCGTAAAGGTAGCCCGCCACCGGGCCGATTTCGGCGTCCTGCGCGGCGGGGTCGTACGCCACCGCGCTGGTGATCTCATTCATGCCGGACGGGCCCACCA from Arthrobacter stackebrandtii encodes the following:
- a CDS encoding shikimate 5-dehydrogenase, whose amino-acid sequence is MPILNKDMTLCISLAARPSNIGTRFHNYLYDSLGLNFIYKAFAPVDLAQAVAGIRGLGIRGAAVSMPYKEDVIALVDVMDASASAIDSVNTIVNTDAVLTAYNTDYLAIARLLDEYKVDPAGTVLLRGSGGMAKAVAAAMHDAGFANVTIVARNEERGRALAALYGFAWLAEPGDVPADVLVNVTPLGMAGADESVQSFDGALIAAAQVVFDVVALPSETPLITAARTAGKHVITGAEVIAIQAEEQFVLYTGVRPSPELVKEASAFSRS